Part of the Sodalinema gerasimenkoae IPPAS B-353 genome is shown below.
CCCCCACCGCCCCATCTTCCAGTACAGTCCCGCCAAATTGTTTAATAAAGTGGCATACTCAGAATGATGAGTTCCAAAGGCAGATTTCCCCAGATGACAGGCTTGTTCAGCCAAGTGAACCCCCCGCGCATACTCACCCGTCTCAAGAGCCATCAGTGACTGGCGACGCAACCGTTTAATTTCCTCAAAACTTGTCTCAAACATCTGCTGACTTTCACCTCAACGTCCAACAAAACAGGATATCTCCGAGTTCGCCCCAGCCGTCCTTTCCCTCACCCCTCGTGCACCTGAAAGCGTTTATAAAACAACTTTCCTTGCCACTGTTTACCCAGTTCCCGAAAAATCTCCCCTAACCGTTGTTCATCCACCTCAATATCCCTCGGTTCACCATCAGGACGAACCCAAGACAAGGCCAGGGGAGTTTCCGTGACAATCGCCAAAAAATACTCCTCCCCCACCTCCGTAAACCTTAACGACGAGACCAACCCCTCGTTATCGGGGATACGGAGAGGTTGATGGGCCTGACAGCGGGGGTTCGGCTGAAAGGCTTGGGAGGGAGACAGACAAATCCGGGTCATCGGATTCTCTCTCGACGAGTCTTGACTGCAATTAAGCAACAGTAAATAGCCACTTTCGGGTAAAGTCACCTCTAAATAATAGGGTTCTTTCGCTTCGAGACTCGTCTCGCGGCTGGGAATGTCCCCCAAATCCAGTTTCCGACGAAATTCGCTGGACTTGAGGGGTTTCATCTGCAACTCTTTCACCCCACAACCGGCAAATTTCGTCGCCCAACTCCAACCCTCACGGGGAAATTTACAAGTCCAGAACCAGTCATAAATCACTTGCCAAGGATAACGGTCTTCGGGAGTTTTCGGACTCCAGCCTCGTTCCCGTTTCAAGTCTTGCCCGTTCACCCCATCGGCGGCCATTTCAGCGGCGAATGTCTCTTGGACTTTCCCGATAACCGCCGCTAGGGTGGCGGGCATATTACGGGTGTGAAAGCCTTGGTTTAGGGACTGACGAATCTGTTTGGCGACGTCGCTGTTCGTCTGATGTCGATTTTGGGGATGGAAACGCCACCAAAAACACCAGCTTTGGGGTTCGCTGCGGCTGTTCCACATCACGGTTTTGCTGAGGTGATGTAAGAACTGTTCCTGGAAGGAGGAGGGATTGGGGTTGAACATGGTTTCACCTCTCGTGGTGGCTGGTGCTGACGGCTTCAGGTTGGGGATGAGCTGCCGCAGGTTTGTTTATTTTTAAGGTAGCACAAGCCTTGCAAAATTGGCTTTATTTTTTGGCTTTTTGGTTCGAGCCTAAATGGCTACAAGCTCTATATGGTAATTGGTCTGGGGATTTGATTTATGTTATTAAAAAATGTTGCGAACTGGATATATTATTTGTTTTTATTTGCTTTGATTGACTTTAATTACCTTTAATATAAGTCTTGAGAGTTCAGGGCGAAGACTCCCGTTTGTTTGCCTTCCCTTGTGATTTAGCTCGGGCCAAGTCATGCCCTTGGAGCGGCTCGGCTTCCCGAGTATAGGCGGCAGAGCCGCCCAGGGTCCGTGTCACGGCTTCAGCCATGACACGAGGGGGAAG
Proteins encoded:
- a CDS encoding DUF4384 domain-containing protein encodes the protein MFNPNPSSFQEQFLHHLSKTVMWNSRSEPQSWCFWWRFHPQNRHQTNSDVAKQIRQSLNQGFHTRNMPATLAAVIGKVQETFAAEMAADGVNGQDLKRERGWSPKTPEDRYPWQVIYDWFWTCKFPREGWSWATKFAGCGVKELQMKPLKSSEFRRKLDLGDIPSRETSLEAKEPYYLEVTLPESGYLLLLNCSQDSSRENPMTRICLSPSQAFQPNPRCQAHQPLRIPDNEGLVSSLRFTEVGEEYFLAIVTETPLALSWVRPDGEPRDIEVDEQRLGEIFRELGKQWQGKLFYKRFQVHEG